The DNA segment TGATAGTAGATACTCTAAAAAACGAGCAATTTTTCATAAGTGAGATTGAGAGCAAAGAGAGAAAAACAAGCCCAAATCCGCCATTTATGACATCAACACTTCAGCAAAGTGCTAGTAATGCACTTGGATTTAGCCCTAAAAAAACTATGATGATAGCACAAAATTTATACGAAGGTGTGCAAACCCACTCTGGTTTTATGGGTGCCATAACATATATGAGAACAGATAGCTTAAATATCGCAAAAGAGGCGATTAGTGCGGCAAGAGAGCGCATAAAAAATATCTATGGCGATGCGTATTTGCCACAAAAACCAAATATCTATGCCACAAAATCAAAGGGAGCACAAGAGGCACACGAGGCGATACGACCTACAAATTTAGATTTTACTCCGGAGATAGCAGCTAAATTTTTAGAAAAAGACGCTTTAAAGCTTTACACGCTGATATACAACCGCTTTTTGGCCTCACAGATGAGCCAAAGTATCAGCCAAACGCAAAATGTTTATGCAAAAAGCAACAACGGCGAGTTTAAACTAAGTGGCAAAAAAGTGCTATTTGATGGCTTTTATAAGGTTTATGGCGACGCTGATAAGGATAAAATTTTACCAAATTTTAGCGTTGGCGATGAGCTAAAAATGCAAAGCATAAAAGACTCAGAGCATTTTACAGAGCCGCCTGCTAGATACTCAGAAGCCGGGCTGGTAAAGAAGCTAGAAAGCCTAGGCATAGGGCGTCCTAGCACGTATGCTCCGACTATTTCGCTTCTAACCTCACGCGAATATGTTCGTATCGAGAAAAAACAGCTTATACCAAATGACATTGCATTTTCAATGATGCAGGTACTAGAAAAGCACTTTAACGATATTGTAGATAGCGACTTTACCTCTGAGCTTGAGCAAAAACTAGACGATATAGCCGAAAGCAAGGCCGACTGGCAGAAAATTCTAAATGACTTTTATCATCCGTTTATGCAAAAAATTTCAGATGGCAAAACAGGTATAAAAAGCCTAAAAGTAGCAACTCCAATAGGCGAAAAATGCCCTGATTGTGGCGGAGAATTGGTTGAAAGAAGTGGCAAATTTGGCAAATTTATCGCGTGTTTAAATTTTCCAAAATGTAAATACTCACGCAATCTTACAAACCAGACAGACGTAAATCAAAAGCCAAAAAAAGAGCTTAAAAAACTTGAAGTCCCTTGCCCAAAATGCGGTGGCGAGATAGTTGAGAGGTTTTCGAGACGTGGCAAATTTTACGGCTGTACAAACTATCCAAAATGCGATTTTATCTCAAACTACGAACCAACGCTTCATAAATGCCCAGAGTGCGGGGAGATGATGATAAAAAAAGAGCTTAAAAAAGGAACATTTAACGAATGTCCTAAGTGTAAGCACAAGGAGCAAGTAAATGACGCCTAAAACCATAATGCTTTGTGCAATAAGCTCGTTAAGCTGCGGAATATGCGACGAGGATTGTGCGTATTGCACCCAGTCAAAAATTTCAAAAGCCAAAATCACACGCCACGACATTAAAAACGTAGAGACTGTGCTAGAGGAGGCAAAGATAGCAAGGGCAAATAAGGCACTTGGGTTTTGCCTAGTTACAAGTGGGGCGAGACTAGATGATGATAAAACGGAAAAAGTCGCAAAAATCGCCCACGCGGTTAGCAAAAATGTGCCTGAGCTAATGATAATCGCCTGTAACGGTATGGCAACTAGCGAACAACTAAAAGAGCTAAAAAACGCTGGAGTTTTTAGCTACAACCACAACCTAGAAACGTCACGTGAGTTCTTTTCTAAAATTTGCACCACGCATACTTGGGATGAGAGATTTGATACAAATTTAAACGCCAAAAGTGTCGGGCTGGAGCTTTGCTGTGGCGGAATTTATGGACTTGGCGAGAGTGAAGATGATAGGATAAGCTTAAGAAACAGTCTTAAAAAACTTGAACCATTTTCTAGCCCTATAAACTTTTATATGCCTTGCGATGGGCTTGGGCTTGGTAGCAAAATTTTAGACGTCAGCGAGGCGTTTAGGATCATTGATGATACCAAAAAGACTCTACCAAATACACATATAATGATAGCTGGCGGTCGTCAAAAAGTGCTAAAAGATAGACAGTATGAGATATTTGACCACGGCGTAAGTGCAATTGTGCTTGGCGATTATTTGACGCAAAAAGGCGAAACTATGGATAAAGATGTGTATGAGCTAACCAAGCTAGGATATAAATTTGCAACTAAGTGTCACTAAATTTTATCCCCACTATTGGGGATAAAATCACAACGGCATTACTCGTATCTTTTTGCTTAACTGCTCTTGCAATACATTCTCAATCGCATAAAGTGTACCACCAGCACCACTAGCACAGCCAGAACACGCCCCTAGATACCTAATGTAAATGTCTATATTATCATTTGATTTTTGGATATCAATAATCTCCATATTCCCGCCGTCCATCATTAGCATTGGTCTAATTTCTGCGTCTATAACGGCTTCGACCGCTTTTAGCTGACCAACAACGCTAAGCTCCTCAAAAGCTATATCATCGCCAAGTGCTTTTGCGTTTGCTTGTTTTTTAAGTCTTTCAGTCTCTATTTCAGCCCTTGTATCACGCAAGATATCAACCAAATAATACTCCCTATCCTCGTGTCCACCAGGTTTTACACACGACTTGCAAAACGCTCCGGCTTTGGTGTACTGAGTGATCTCCTCAACGGTTTTTAGGTCATTTAAACGGATAACCTCTTTAATCGTGCCAAGGCTAACCCTAGCACACTCACATACAATAATCTCATCCTCAAAATGCTCTGGCGAAACACCCTTGTAGTTTGCGGCGGCTTGTTTTATAACATCATACGCCATAACCGAGCAGTGCATTTTTTGCGGTGGCACAGCTGGAGTGTCAGGCTCATCACGCATAGCCTTTTCAACGTCTAAATTTGTAATCTTTACCGCCTCATCAACACTTTTTCCGACACAAAGCTCAGCCATCGTATCTGAACTGGCAATCGCCGTTCCACAACCAAAACTTTTAAATTTTGCGTCAATTATCTTATCGGTTTTCTCATCAACAAGCCAGTAAAGCCTAACCGCGTCGCCACAGCTTTCTGCACCAAAGTCAGCCACGATAAGCTTTGCATTTGCCTTTTTTGCGTCATCTTCTGTTAGCTCTCCCATAAATCTTGGGTGGTTCATCCTGTCTTGAACTTTTTGTGAATACTCATCCCAAATCGAACCACCAATCAAATCATTTTTTGCCATATTTTTATCCTTTTATTTTCTAAATTTCATACATTAAGAGGCATACGTGCTTGAAATTGCCCTTAGCCTTTTTACGGCTTTTTTAATCTCATCTACCGCATAATCAATCTCTGCCTCGGTGTTAAAGCGAGATAGTGAAAGCCTAAGTGCCGTGTGGGCTAGTTCCTTATCAGCTCCTATTGCTTCCATTATTGGATTGCTCTCAAGTGCCTCACTAGCACAGGCAGAACCCGTTGAGGCAGCGATACCAGCACGATTTAAATCCCAAAGCATTGCCTCGCCCTCCACGCCTTTAATTGACGCTAAAATGGTATTTGGCACTCTATTTTCCCTATTACCAACAACGCTTACATCTGGAATTTTAAGCAGTTCATCCTCAAGTTTATCACGTAAACGTCTAACGTGAGAGCCCTCAAAGCTCATAAATTTGTTAGCAAGTTCAATAGCTTTACCCATGCCAACAATACCCGCTACATCAAGCGTCCCACTTCGTCTGCCACCCATATGCTCTCCGCCGTGAAGCAAAGATGATAGCTTTTGGCTATCTTTTATGTATAAAGCACCCACGCCCTTTGGTCCGTGAAATTTGTGAGCTGAAAAACTTAAAAAATCCACACCCAAATCTTGAACATTTACCGGTATCTTGCCGATAGCCTGAACGGCGTCTGTATGAAAAAGTGCGTCATATTCGTGTGCTATGGCTGCTAGTTCCTTGATAGGAAAAATCATACCAGTTTCGTTGTTTGCAAGCATTACAGAAACGAGCGCGACATCATCGCTCATAACCTCTCTTAATTGGTTTGGCGTTATAAGTCCTTGAGAATTTACATCAAGCACGACAAGCTCAACGCCATATCCTTTTAAAAACTCGCAAGTAGCTCGTATAGCTGGGTGTTCAACGGCCGTTGTTATAACGCGTTTTTTCTTGCCGGTAGCGATTTTATCAAAATAAATTCCCTTTATAACCCAGTTATTACTCTCTGTTGCACACGAAGTTACAACGATATCATCGCTATCTTTTGCGTTTATGCCCTTATATAACTCATCAAGAGCCTTTCTTAAAGCTGGGTGAGTTTCTGAGCCAAACTGATGAAGCGAATTTGGATTGCCATATTTTTCACAAAAAAATGGTTTCATCGCCTCAAAAACTTCAGAATCCACCATAGTTGTGGCGTTATTATCTAAATATACTCTCAAAATTTTACCTTTAATTAGGATAGAAATTATCCTTTTTATTTTCGTGTAATATTATAGCAATTTTAATAAAATTATGTTTAAAATTTTCTGCTAGTTTTTTCAAATTTATATAAATTTTGATATTATTTTATATTGAAATTCTTTATCATTTTATCGGTATATAGATATTTTTATAAAAAATACTACATTTTTATCTAATGATAATTTTTATTATATATTATTAACGTATTTTTTTTATTTTGACTCTTGAAATTTTAAAAATTTTAGAACTCTGTCCTTCAAACAAAGTATCATCAACAACCACATCGGCAACTTTTCTTGCCCAATTTTCATCAAATTTCATATTATGTAAATTAGCACTGGTAGAGTAAAGCCAGTCAAAGTCAGCTAAAAATTTAGCATGAGCACAATCTTTTACAACACGAGTAGCTTTTTGATTAGGGTATAAAAATGTGGTTTTTTTTGACTTTCTAACAAAATTCTTATGTCTAGGTGGCACTCTGGTTAGTTTGGTTAGTTCGCTAAATTTTGCGGTAGTTAAAAGGCAGAGTTGACTAGCTGGGCGATTTTTTAAAGTGTTTAGAGCCAATAAATTTTTGCTTAAAAAACCAGCCGTTGTGTCGGTTTGAGCTAAATAAATCACGAATTTCCTTTAATTTTGGCAACTAAAAATATCGATAAAATGATAAAAAACGAACCAACTATATCCAAAAAAACAAATTTTACACCGAGCAAAAAATAGGCAAAAATCATCGCACTAACTGGCTCGATACAGGCTATTAAACTAGCCTTTGTCGCGCCTATAAGCTTAACCCCGGTCATATAAAATACAAATGAAAAAATCGTCCCAAGAACAACAACACCAAAAAGTGCAGCATATCCGCTAAAATCATTAACACCATCAAATTGCCAAACTCTAGTGAAAACAGCAAGTATCGCTCCGCCAAGTAGCATACCTAGCCCCAAATTTAAAGCGATTGGATAGGTCTGATTTAAACGCCTTGGCAAAATAGTATAAATACAAACTCCAACCGCACTAATGACGGCAAATGCGAGAGCCTTTTTACTAATAACAAGTGAGC comes from the Campylobacter mucosalis genome and includes:
- the topA gene encoding type I DNA topoisomerase, with the translated sequence MKNLIIVESPAKAKTIKNFLDKDYEVIASKGHIRDLPKTSFGIKIEDEKFTPEYRVSSDHSAIVKQIKELAKNANEIYLATDEDREGEAIAFHIANAIGKEPTSLPRIVFHEITKTAIQNALKNPRTIDMNSVNAQQARRLLDRIVGYKLSPLLNLKIQKGLSAGRVQSAALKIIVDREREIQEFKPVRYFSIDTNFKKDLEAELINFDGQKIEKLTIQNPDRAKLIVDTLKNEQFFISEIESKERKTSPNPPFMTSTLQQSASNALGFSPKKTMMIAQNLYEGVQTHSGFMGAITYMRTDSLNIAKEAISAARERIKNIYGDAYLPQKPNIYATKSKGAQEAHEAIRPTNLDFTPEIAAKFLEKDALKLYTLIYNRFLASQMSQSISQTQNVYAKSNNGEFKLSGKKVLFDGFYKVYGDADKDKILPNFSVGDELKMQSIKDSEHFTEPPARYSEAGLVKKLESLGIGRPSTYAPTISLLTSREYVRIEKKQLIPNDIAFSMMQVLEKHFNDIVDSDFTSELEQKLDDIAESKADWQKILNDFYHPFMQKISDGKTGIKSLKVATPIGEKCPDCGGELVERSGKFGKFIACLNFPKCKYSRNLTNQTDVNQKPKKELKKLEVPCPKCGGEIVERFSRRGKFYGCTNYPKCDFISNYEPTLHKCPECGEMMIKKELKKGTFNECPKCKHKEQVNDA
- a CDS encoding biotin synthase codes for the protein MTPKTIMLCAISSLSCGICDEDCAYCTQSKISKAKITRHDIKNVETVLEEAKIARANKALGFCLVTSGARLDDDKTEKVAKIAHAVSKNVPELMIIACNGMATSEQLKELKNAGVFSYNHNLETSREFFSKICTTHTWDERFDTNLNAKSVGLELCCGGIYGLGESEDDRISLRNSLKKLEPFSSPINFYMPCDGLGLGSKILDVSEAFRIIDDTKKTLPNTHIMIAGGRQKVLKDRQYEIFDHGVSAIVLGDYLTQKGETMDKDVYELTKLGYKFATKCH
- a CDS encoding iron-sulfur cluster assembly scaffold protein NifU, with amino-acid sequence MAKNDLIGGSIWDEYSQKVQDRMNHPRFMGELTEDDAKKANAKLIVADFGAESCGDAVRLYWLVDEKTDKIIDAKFKSFGCGTAIASSDTMAELCVGKSVDEAVKITNLDVEKAMRDEPDTPAVPPQKMHCSVMAYDVIKQAAANYKGVSPEHFEDEIIVCECARVSLGTIKEVIRLNDLKTVEEITQYTKAGAFCKSCVKPGGHEDREYYLVDILRDTRAEIETERLKKQANAKALGDDIAFEELSVVGQLKAVEAVIDAEIRPMLMMDGGNMEIIDIQKSNDNIDIYIRYLGACSGCASGAGGTLYAIENVLQEQLSKKIRVMPL
- a CDS encoding NifS family cysteine desulfurase — translated: MRVYLDNNATTMVDSEVFEAMKPFFCEKYGNPNSLHQFGSETHPALRKALDELYKGINAKDSDDIVVTSCATESNNWVIKGIYFDKIATGKKKRVITTAVEHPAIRATCEFLKGYGVELVVLDVNSQGLITPNQLREVMSDDVALVSVMLANNETGMIFPIKELAAIAHEYDALFHTDAVQAIGKIPVNVQDLGVDFLSFSAHKFHGPKGVGALYIKDSQKLSSLLHGGEHMGGRRSGTLDVAGIVGMGKAIELANKFMSFEGSHVRRLRDKLEDELLKIPDVSVVGNRENRVPNTILASIKGVEGEAMLWDLNRAGIAASTGSACASEALESNPIMEAIGADKELAHTALRLSLSRFNTEAEIDYAVDEIKKAVKRLRAISSTYAS